A segment of the Calditrichota bacterium genome:
AGACGACCCCTTGGGTGGCCGGTTCGTACGAGACGCCATCCAGCGCCTGGGCTATGACGTCACGCTAGTACGGGACGGGACCACGGCCTTAGAATTGGTCGAGAAGCAGAGCTTTGCGTTGGTGCTCACCGATCTGAAGATGGAAGGCGTCAACGGCATGGATGTGCTCTGCGGCGTAAAGAGGCTGCGCCCAGAGACCGAAGTGGTGATTATGACCGCCTATGGCACCATCGACAATGCGGTGGAGGCCATGAAGAAGGGGGCCTTCGACTACATCACCAAGCCCATAGCGCCCGAGGAGCTGCGCCTGGTAGTGGAGAGGGTGCAAGAGCGGCAGCAGTTGGTGGCCGAAAACCGCTTCTTGCGCGCCGAGCTGCAGAAGCAGCAAGGGGTGAGCACCATCCTCGGCCGCAGCTTGGCCATGCAACGCATCCGCGAGACGGTGCAGATGGTCGCGCCCACCTCGGCGGCGGTGCTCATCGAGGGCGAAACGGGGACCGGCAAGGAGGTGGTGGCCAACGCCATCGAACTGGCCAGCCCGCGTCACGGCAAGCCGTTCGTGAAGGTAAACTGCGGCGCTTTGCCCCACACCTTGTTGGAGAGCGAACTTTTTGGTCACGAACGCGGCGCCTTCACCGGGGCTGTGGCGCAGGTGAAAGGTCGATTCGAACTCGCCGATGGCGGCACTCTGCTCCTCGACGAGATTGCCGACCTGGACAAGTCCATGCAGGTGAAGCTGCTGCGCGTTTTGCAGTTCGGGGAGTTCGAGCGCATCGGCAGTGGCCGCACCCTGCAGACCGACGTGCGCATCATCGCCACCACGAATCGGAATCTGCTGGAAGAGGTGAAGCGCGACAGATTCCGCAAGGACCTCTACTTCCGGCTCAATACGCTGTGCATCCGCATCCCGCCGCTCCGCGAGCGCCCGGAAGACATACCCGTGCTTGCCGAACACTTCCTGGCGCGCTTTGTGGCCCGCAATGGCGAGCGTAAGAAGTTCTCCAGCGAGGCTATGCGCTTGCTCATGGAGCACAACTGGCCGGGGAACGTGCGGGAGTTAGAGAGCGCCATCGAGCGTGCTGCAGTGCTGAGTCGCGGCACGGAGACTCTCACCGCCGAGCACTTCCCTTACATCCGCGAGCACGCGGAGCTGCTGGAACAGGTCGAAGCCCCTGCGCAGCTGGTGAAATTGGAGGATGTGGAGCGGGAGCATATCCTCAAGACCCTCAAACGCCTGAACGGGAACAAGAGCCAAACTGCCCGCGTGCTCGGCATCACCGTCAAGACGCTCCGCGCCAAACTTCGCCAGTACGGAATGACGGATTAAGATCGCCCTCAGCCGGCGCTTGTCGCCCCATCTACCCAGTCGGCGGTCTTTCCTCCGTCGCTCTGCTGGGCGTGTGGCGCGCGCTGGACACACTGAGTGCGGATGTGGCAGTGCCTCCCACTGATGCAACTATCTGTTTTTCCGCAGCCTGTACCATCCGCTTGTCCCCCTGTGTGGCATGGAGTACACAATTGCCCCGTTCTAGCCGACTGTGGGCTGCGGTTGGGCGCTGTTCATCAGCCCGCTAAGGCTCGATAAAACAATTGCTTTTCCGCCCATCGCAGCAGCCTCCTCCCATGGCACGCTCCTTGTAAGTCACGCGGTGCGCAGTGGACAGTCGCCTGTAGCCGAGGTGCTGGGGCCAGTTTGCGCCCCGACGAACGAGGAGCCGGTTGCGCGCAGTGTGCTACCTCTATCACCGCCTCGACTACTGCGGAGGAAGTGAGGTGAGGATGTGGGGCCGATGTCCATCCCGACAGCGAGGCCTGCGCGTGCGCTGTCGGGCTTTCGCCATTCAACATGTCCGCGGGCGCAGCGGGTTGGCCGGGCGCCCCACCAAGGCATGTTTCCCCAGCTGCAAGGTCCTCTGCCTCTCGTCGAGCGGCTAAGCATCGGCGCCTCCTCTGGTCCCATCATAGAACATGGCGGTTCACGTCAGCGAGCGCGACTGGCTGCGCGCAGAGCGGCAACCCTGGGCTGTGTGCGGTCGGGGAGTGGGATTCCGGCGCACCTTGTTCAGGCCCCAGCGCCAAACGACCAGAGGTTTGCCCGCAGGTGGTTGAAGGTGAGGGAGAAGTGACAATGGCGCACACCGCAGTGTCCGTCGCCCAGGCGGCAGATGAAAACGGACATCCCGTGGTCTTGGCAGGGACCCGTGCCGAGGGGACTTTTTTCAGGGAACTCGTCGAGGGGATTCCGGACGTAGTGCTCCAGCTCTCTGCGCAAGGGGTCGTGGGCTATTGCAGTCCGGCGATCCAGAGATTGGCCGGCTATCTGCCCGAGGAAGTGGTGGGGAGGAGCGTGCGCGAGTTCTTCGCCAATGGCCGAGAGTTCAAGCGCGCTGCCTCAGCCTTGACTCGCACCGTGCGCACTGGGGGCGAGGGCGTCTTTGAGTTTGTTCTCAGAGCCAAAGACCGTCCTCCTTTCCCGGTGGAGGTA
Coding sequences within it:
- a CDS encoding sigma-54-dependent Fis family transcriptional regulator, which codes for MAKLSILIVEDDPLGGRFVRDAIQRLGYDVTLVRDGTTALELVEKQSFALVLTDLKMEGVNGMDVLCGVKRLRPETEVVIMTAYGTIDNAVEAMKKGAFDYITKPIAPEELRLVVERVQERQQLVAENRFLRAELQKQQGVSTILGRSLAMQRIRETVQMVAPTSAAVLIEGETGTGKEVVANAIELASPRHGKPFVKVNCGALPHTLLESELFGHERGAFTGAVAQVKGRFELADGGTLLLDEIADLDKSMQVKLLRVLQFGEFERIGSGRTLQTDVRIIATTNRNLLEEVKRDRFRKDLYFRLNTLCIRIPPLRERPEDIPVLAEHFLARFVARNGERKKFSSEAMRLLMEHNWPGNVRELESAIERAAVLSRGTETLTAEHFPYIREHAELLEQVEAPAQLVKLEDVEREHILKTLKRLNGNKSQTARVLGITVKTLRAKLRQYGMTD